One Psychrobacillus glaciei genomic region harbors:
- a CDS encoding cupredoxin domain-containing protein, with protein MGSLVLFLIVVGFSAFHFGSHPPSAIVYVDPERVDEIAPFNNPGVHKVEGKDWDYEVVFVALAFYYNPPEIEVPLGSKVKFIATTKDVVHGFQVAGTNINMILEPGYVSEYVTTVDKSGEYLILCNEYCGLGHATMTSMLKVVE; from the coding sequence ATTGGATCACTTGTTTTATTTTTAATAGTTGTTGGTTTTAGTGCATTCCATTTCGGTTCTCACCCACCAAGTGCAATAGTGTATGTTGATCCTGAGCGAGTCGATGAGATTGCCCCTTTCAATAACCCAGGTGTTCATAAAGTGGAAGGAAAGGATTGGGATTACGAGGTTGTTTTTGTTGCTTTAGCATTTTACTATAATCCTCCTGAAATTGAAGTTCCTTTAGGTTCAAAAGTTAAGTTTATTGCAACGACAAAAGATGTAGTGCATGGGTTTCAAGTAGCAGGTACAAATATTAACATGATTCTTGAGCCAGGTTATGTATCTGAATATGTAACAACAGTTGATAAATCTGGCGAGTATCTAATATTATGTAACGAATATTGTGGACTTGGGCATGCGACCATGACTTCTATGCTAAAGGTGGTAGAGTAA
- a CDS encoding cytochrome c oxidase subunit 2A — translation MYSVGFLGAFILVTWFLAFYLFTERF, via the coding sequence TTGTATTCCGTTGGATTTTTAGGCGCATTTATTTTAGTCACATGGTTCTTGGCATTTTACTTGTTTACGGAACGATTCTAA
- a CDS encoding chemotaxis protein CheX: MSESKHIQTVLNGTIQSLKSVIPLPMEIKSPSLMVQPFEQKEMAVLIGIIGDVKGRIIIDSTAKCFSSIGATMFGMPLEGEMLESFTGELGNMIAGNLCTSVAGNGVEIDITPPTVIVGTTKLFGFQHAFKLPVEITGIGELLIILTIDE, encoded by the coding sequence ATGAGTGAGTCAAAACACATACAAACGGTACTGAATGGCACAATACAATCATTAAAATCTGTAATCCCTCTTCCGATGGAAATTAAATCGCCTTCACTAATGGTTCAACCATTTGAACAAAAAGAAATGGCCGTACTCATAGGAATTATTGGGGATGTAAAAGGACGAATTATTATAGATTCCACCGCAAAATGCTTTTCATCTATTGGTGCAACAATGTTTGGTATGCCATTAGAGGGAGAAATGCTTGAATCATTTACTGGTGAGTTAGGAAATATGATTGCGGGTAATTTATGTACTTCTGTAGCGGGAAATGGAGTTGAAATTGATATAACTCCGCCTACCGTAATCGTTGGAACCACTAAGTTGTTTGGTTTCCAACACGCTTTTAAACTTCCTGTCGAAATAACAGGAATTGGTGAGTTATTAATAATTTTAACTATTGATGAATAA